One genomic window of Halorhabdus sp. CBA1104 includes the following:
- a CDS encoding tRNA-dihydrouridine synthase has translation MGETGEVVTDPSLPFRPRVAAASLSGASDAAWAKSAAPSVGAAVLGGLAVDEPTRTAARTMVEDRDREEFLPDDPLAFAEQQLAEVTDMSIVPGLNVRSRTLEPLRRVADVCTVHDAICEINAHCRQAEMCDVGAGQSLLREPDRLAAQVATAAEAGATVSVKVRTEVPGVDVPGIARKIEQVGADAIHVDAMDSEGVVAEIVAATDLFVIANNGVRDRGTVREYLAYGADAVSVGRPSDRPVVLDRVRDATDAWFGEPMEGGR, from the coding sequence ATGGGAGAGACCGGGGAAGTCGTGACCGATCCGTCACTGCCGTTTAGGCCGCGCGTTGCGGCAGCCAGTCTCAGTGGGGCCTCGGACGCCGCATGGGCGAAGTCGGCGGCCCCGTCCGTCGGCGCGGCTGTCCTCGGCGGGCTGGCAGTCGACGAGCCGACGCGAACGGCTGCCCGGACGATGGTCGAGGACCGGGATCGCGAGGAGTTCTTGCCCGACGACCCACTTGCTTTTGCCGAGCAACAACTCGCTGAGGTCACGGATATGTCGATCGTCCCCGGCCTTAATGTCCGGAGTCGTACCCTCGAACCACTCCGGAGGGTTGCCGACGTCTGTACTGTCCACGACGCGATCTGTGAGATCAACGCTCACTGCCGCCAAGCCGAAATGTGCGACGTCGGCGCGGGTCAGTCGCTCCTCAGAGAGCCAGACCGACTGGCCGCCCAGGTCGCGACCGCCGCGGAAGCAGGGGCGACCGTCAGTGTGAAAGTCCGGACAGAGGTCCCTGGCGTCGACGTACCAGGCATCGCCCGAAAGATCGAACAGGTGGGCGCCGACGCGATCCACGTCGACGCGATGGACAGCGAAGGTGTCGTCGCCGAAATCGTCGCCGCGACGGACCTGTTCGTGATCGCCAACAACGGCGTCCGGGATCGTGGGACGGTCCGGGAATATCTGGCCTACGGGGCCGACGCCGTCAGCGTGGGACGACCGAGCGATCGTCCCGTCGTCCTCGATCGCGTCCGGGACGCGACCGACGCGTGGTTCGGCGAGCCGATGGAGGGAGGCCGATGA
- the cofD gene encoding 2-phospho-L-lactate transferase has translation MATFLAGGTGTPKLLAGAEAVFSPVETTVVANTGDDIEIGGFLVCPDVDTVLFLEGGILDRTTWWGIDDDTAETHEFLHSLAAEAELDRGPRYLSADRQTAGRSIARWRRFSGVGEFMHIGDRDRALHITRTSLLDEGHSLTDVTRILGDALGIEREVLPMSNDPVASLIHTPDRTMHFQEFWVARDGKPAVEAVEFRGAAAATATDAVLDALDEPVVIGPANPITSIGPMAAIDEIAAALAETPVVAVSPFVEDQVFSGPAAKLMAAEGFDPSTAGVAEAYPFADAFVLDDADGTELDRPTVRTDTTLDSDSDSERVARALKEALGVVA, from the coding sequence ATGGCTACGTTTCTCGCTGGGGGGACTGGAACCCCCAAACTCCTTGCCGGCGCTGAAGCAGTTTTTTCACCCGTCGAGACGACAGTCGTCGCGAACACGGGCGACGACATCGAGATCGGCGGGTTTCTGGTCTGTCCCGACGTCGACACGGTACTGTTCCTCGAAGGCGGAATACTCGATCGAACGACGTGGTGGGGTATCGACGACGACACCGCAGAAACCCACGAGTTCCTCCACTCGCTTGCAGCCGAGGCCGAGCTGGATCGCGGACCACGGTATCTCTCCGCCGATCGGCAGACGGCCGGTCGGTCGATCGCTCGCTGGCGTCGCTTCTCGGGAGTCGGGGAGTTCATGCACATTGGTGACCGCGACAGGGCACTCCACATCACGCGGACGAGCCTCCTCGACGAAGGGCACTCACTGACGGACGTCACCCGGATACTCGGCGATGCCCTCGGGATCGAGCGTGAGGTCCTCCCGATGAGTAACGATCCCGTCGCGTCGCTGATCCACACGCCCGATCGGACGATGCACTTCCAGGAGTTCTGGGTCGCCCGGGACGGAAAGCCAGCAGTCGAGGCCGTCGAGTTTCGAGGGGCCGCGGCGGCGACAGCGACCGACGCGGTACTCGACGCACTCGATGAGCCTGTCGTGATCGGTCCCGCGAATCCGATCACGAGCATCGGCCCAATGGCAGCCATCGACGAAATCGCCGCGGCACTGGCCGAGACCCCGGTGGTCGCCGTCTCGCCGTTCGTCGAAGATCAGGTCTTCTCCGGCCCGGCAGCGAAGCTCATGGCCGCCGAGGGGTTCGATCCGAGTACCGCCGGCGTCGCCGAGGCCTATCCCTTCGCCGACGCGTTCGTCCTCGACGACGCGGACGGGACGGAACTCGATCGGCCGACCGTGCGAACGGACACGACGCTCGACAGCGACTCCGATTCCGAGCGCGTCGCCCGTGCCCTAAAGGAAGCCTTGGGGGTGGTGGCCTGA
- a CDS encoding dual specificity protein phosphatase family protein, which yields MAEIYDERVSAHRFAPAAPDEPYVYGACCPGWHSTADHHEAIDEWITFMREHDVERVLSLLAGSQLDRTDANVARYREAFGDESVAHVPISDHHLADRDTLAEDVLPFLEDAVEGQQRVVVHCLAGIGRVGHVLAAWLVSGRGYTPVEAVDTVREMGRVPTQAVDAGNARRGELFELLSTFE from the coding sequence ATGGCCGAAATATACGACGAGCGCGTCAGTGCCCACCGGTTCGCGCCGGCGGCACCCGACGAACCCTACGTCTATGGCGCCTGCTGTCCGGGCTGGCACTCGACGGCAGATCACCACGAGGCCATCGACGAGTGGATCACGTTCATGCGCGAACACGACGTCGAACGCGTCTTGAGCCTCCTGGCTGGCTCCCAACTCGACCGGACGGACGCAAACGTGGCCAGATATCGCGAAGCGTTCGGCGACGAATCCGTCGCGCACGTCCCAATCTCTGACCACCACCTTGCCGATCGTGACACACTCGCCGAGGATGTCCTCCCGTTCCTCGAAGACGCGGTCGAGGGTCAACAGCGGGTCGTCGTCCACTGTCTCGCCGGGATCGGACGGGTCGGCCACGTTCTCGCGGCGTGGCTCGTCTCTGGCCGTGGGTATACGCCCGTCGAGGCCGTCGATACCGTCCGTGAGATGGGGCGCGTCCCAACGCAGGCCGTCGACGCCGGGAACGCCAGACGCGGTGAACTGTTCGAATTGCTTTCGACCTTCGAGTGA